The following proteins are encoded in a genomic region of Chelmon rostratus isolate fCheRos1 chromosome 3, fCheRos1.pri, whole genome shotgun sequence:
- the smarca5 gene encoding SWI/SNF-related matrix-associated actin-dependent regulator of chromatin subfamily A member 5: MSESANCVEQREEQTELEEAGGAEEKSDSSDAGKESSSDAGPDGQDASSSSSSSKTKDSTPGYEEKVQTDRTNRFEYLLKQTELFAHFIQPAAQKTPTSPLKMKPGRPRIKKDEKQNLLSAGDNRHRRTEQEEDEELLNESTKTTNVCTRFDDSPSYVKTGKMRDYQVRGLNWLISLYENGINGILADEMGLGKTLQTISLLGYMKHYRNIPGPHMVLVPKSTLYNWMNEFKRWVPSLRAVCLIGDRDQRTALIRDVLLPGEWDVCVTSYEMLIIEKAVFKKFNWRYLVIDEAHRIKNEKSKLSEIVREFKTTNRLLLTGTPLQNNLHELWALLNFLLPDVFNSSEDFDSWFDTNNCLGDQKLVERLHTVLRPFLLRRIKADVEKTLLPKKEIKMYVGLSKMQREWYTKILMKDIDILNSAGKMDKMRLLNVLMQLRKCCNHPYLFDGAEPGPPYTTDLHLVVNSGKMVVLDKLLPKMKEQGSRVLIFSQMTRMLDILEDYCMWRNYGYCRLDGQTPHEERQISINAYNEPNSSKFIFMLSTRAGGLGINLATADVVILYDSDWNPQVDLQAMDRAHRIGQQKQVRVFRFITENTVEERIVERAEMKLRLDSIVIQQGRLVDPSANKLGKDEMLSIIRHGATHVFASKESEITDDDIDAILERGERKTMEMKEKLSSLGESSLRNFTMDTENSSVYTFEGEDYREKKKVITNWIEPPKRERKANYAVDAYFREALRVSEPKAPKAPRPPKQPNVQDFQFFPPRLFELLEKEILFYRKTIGYKVPRNPDMPNSAQLQKEEQAKIDEAEALTEEELEEKENLLQQGFTIWNKRDFNQFIKANEKWGRDDIENIAREVEGKTPEEVMEYSAVFWERCNELQDIEKIMAQIERGEARIQRRISIKKALDSKIGRYKAPFHQLRISYGTNKGKNYTEEEDRFLICMLHKLGFDKESVYDELRQCIRNSPQFRFDWFLKSRTAMELQRRCNTLITLIERENMELEEREKAEKKKRGPKTGSAQKRKSEGTADGRGRRKKLKL; this comes from the exons ATGTCCGAAAGCGCAAACTGCGTGGAACAGCGGGAAGAGCAGACTGAACTTGAAGAAGCCGGAGGAGCGGAG GAGAAATCTGATTCTTCAGATGCTGGAAAAGAGTCATCCTCAGATGCCGGGCCTGATGGACAAGatgcatcctcctcctcctcatcgtccaAAACTAAAGATTCCACTCCGGGGTATGAGGAGAAAGTG CAAACAGACCGGACCAACAGATTTGAGTACCTGTTGAAGCAAACAGAGTTGTTTGCTCATTTCATCCAACCAGCCGCACAGAAGACCCCCACCTCCCCGCTGAAGATGAAGCCTGGACGCCCTCGCATCAAGAAAGACGAGAAGCAGAACCTGCTGTCTGCCGGAGA taATCGCCATCGCCGCACAGAGCAAGAGGAGGACGAAGAGCTTCTGAACGAGAGCACCAAGACTACTAATGTGTGCACTCGCTTTGATGATTCTCCGTCCT AtgtcaaaacaggaaaaatgaggGACTATCAGGTCCGTGGTCTGAACTGGCTCATCTCTTTGTATGAGAATGGCATCAACGGCATCCTCGCTGATGAAATG GGTTTGGGGAAGACTCTGCAGACTATTTCCCTGTTGGGTTATATGAAGCACTACAGAAACATCCCTGGTCCCCACATGGTGCTGGTGCCCAAGTCCACCCTCTACAACTGGATGAATGAGTTCAAGAGATGGGTGCCTTCACTCCGTGCAGTCTGCCTGATTGGAGACAGAGATCAGAGG ACTGCCCTCATCAGAGATGTGCTGCTGCCTGGAGAGtgggatgtgtgtgtcacatccTATGAGATGCTCATCATTGAAAAGGCGGTTTTCAAGAAGTTCAACTGGAGATACCTGGTCATTGACGAAGCCCACAGGATCAAGAATGAAAAGTCAAAG CTGTCAGAAATCGTGCGAGAATTTAAGACCACCAATCGCTTGTTGCTGACTGGAACACCCCTGCAAAATAACCTCCACGAGCTGTGGGCTCTGCTCAACTTCCTGCTGCCTGATGTCTTCAACTCATCAGAG GACTTTGATTCCTGGTTTGACACAAACAACTGCTTGGGTGATCAGAAGTTGGTCGAACGTCTTCACACG GTTCTGCGCCCTTTCTTGCTTCGTCGTATAAAAGCTGACGTAGAGAAGACTCTGCTCCCGAAAAAAGAGATCAAGATGTATGTGGGCCTGAGTAAGATGCAGCGAGAGTG GTACACGAAGATTCTGATGAAGGACATTGACATTCTGAACTCAGCGGGGAAGATGGACAAGATGCGTCTGCTGAACGTTCTCATGCAGCTGAGGAAATGCTGCAACCACCCGTACCTGTTCGACGGAGCCGAGCCCGGTCCCCCTTACACGACTGACCTCCACCTGGTGGTGAACAGCGGCAAGATGGTGGTGCTGGACAAGCTGCTGCCCAAGATGAAGGAGCAGG GTTCTCGAGTGCTCATCTTCAGTCAGATGACCAGGATGCTGGACATCTTGGAGGACTACTGCATGTGGAGGAACTATGGCTACTGTCGCCTGGATGGCCAGACGCCGCACGAGGAGAGACAG atctCCATCAACGCATACAACGAACCCAACAGCTCTAAATTCATCTTCATGTTGAGCACCAGAGCTGGAGGACTGGGTATCAACCTGGCTACGGCAGACGTGGTCATCCTGTACGACTCAGACTGGAACCCTCAAGTCGACCTCCAGGCCATG gacCGAGCTCACAGAATCGGTCAGCAGAAGCAGGTACGCGTCTTTCGTttcatcactgaaaacacagtggAGGAGAGGATTGTGGAGAGGGCAGAGATGAAACTGCGCCTGGACTCCATTGTCATCCAGCAAG GAAGACTTGTGGATCCAAGTGCAAACAAGCTGGGCAAGGACGAGATGCTGTCCATCATCCGTCACGGCGCCACACATGTGTTCGCTTCCAAAGAGAGCGAGATCACAGATGATGACATTGATGCGATCCTGGAGAGAGGTGAAAGGAAG ACTatggagatgaaggagaagcTGTCTTCACTGGGTGAGAGCTCTCTGAGAAACTTCACCATGGACACAGAGAACAGCAGTGTGTACACGTTTGAGGGGGAAGATTatagagagaagaaaaag GTCATTACCAACTGGATCGAGCCACCcaagagagaaaggaaagcCAATTACGCTGTGGATGCCTACTTCAGAGAGGCTCTGAGAGTCAGTGAGCCCAAAGCACCCAAG GCTCCTCGCCCTCCCAAGCAGCCAAATGTGCAGGACTTCCAGTTCTTCCCTCCACGGCTTTTTGAGCTTCTAGAAAAAGAAATTCTGTTCTACAGAAAGACCATCGGCTACAAG GTTCCCCGTAATCCAGACATGCCAAATTCAGCCCAGCTCCAGAAAGAAGAGCAGGCTAAGATCGACGAGGCTGAGGCTCTCACagaggaggaactggaggagaaggagaaccTCCTGCAACAG GGATTTACTATTTGGAACAAACGTGACTTCAACCAGTTCATCAAAGCCAACGAGAAGTGGGGAAGAGATGATATTGAGAACATTGCCAGAGAAGTCGAGGGAAAAACTCCAGAGGAAGTCATGGAATATTCCG CTGTGTTCTGGGAGCGCTGTAATGAGCTGCAGGATATCGAGAAGATCATGGCCcagatagagagaggagaggccagGATCCAGAGGAGGATTAGCATTAAGAAAGCACTGGACTCAAAG ATCGGTCGCTACAAGGCTCCCTTCCATCAGCTGCGGATCTCCTATGGCACCAACAAAGGCAAGAACTACACCGAGGAGGAGGACCGCTTCCTCATCTGCATGCTTCACAAGCTGGGCTTCGACAAGGAGAGCGTGTACGACGAGCTGCGCCAGTGCATCCGCAACTCGCCTCAGTTCCGCTTCGACTGGTTCCTCAAGTCCAGGACTGCCATG gagCTCCAGAGGCGATGTAACACCCTGATCACactgatagagagagagaacatggagctggaggagagagagaaggctgaGAAGAAGAAACGGGGCCCAAAGACTGGCTCA
- the usp38 gene encoding ubiquitin carboxyl-terminal hydrolase 38, protein MDKILEGLVSSDHSAPVKRAIVKKVVEAAEKEVTEEQCQSLFTLTTRLILVGEDAFQRQIGLQVLDAYARYHRPEFEHFFSKDFVLSLLQQGYGQLDRKDPAIIDYIHCCLRLLISCPSVLEIFSVIQVEVLRMVCERPEPALCARLNTLLSDFVQCIPRDKSGVLFCQQLVRTISYFHCFNNQERELREYVGQVTKVSTLLQNIWKADPATLLPSLQEVFAIISSTDPSFDPSIALASLVQHIPVQMITVLIKSLTTDHNVKDASMTKALCRMIDWLSWPLAQHVDTWVIALLKGLAAVQKFTILIDVTLLKIELVFSRLWYPIVRQGALAVLSHMLLSFQHSPEAFHLVVPHVVHLVQSLRTDGLPTSKAFLLQFTELIHCMMYQYSGFPDLYDHILEAIKDLPKPGEEKIKLVLNQSAWTSQSNSFASGLLRQTGKSETGKTGLVNLGNTCYMNSIIQTLFMATDFRRHVLSLHLNGSNILMKKLQLLFAFLAHTQRAAYAPRNFLEASRPPWFNVGSQQDCSEYLRFLLDRLHEEEKTLQVLESAQPKVASPVDASSKDPTGQTSPEEGEESSLTPAESKCGNDRRTLIETMFGGNLITGIRCMQCNCISEKEEPFTDLSLAFCPSSTAQDSPRPEGPSEEPKLLCQGSVNGGSEIPDPGSAKAPASNAHFVPATNEPPLSVPDLVNYFLAPEILDEENAYFCEKCSSLQRAERTMKVVSAPQYLILTLLRFSYDAKCHVRRKILENVTIPPLMRLPVHAPSPPVQCSSSTSSPLQVDSPESSENLAKKLKPSQKDEEEEEPERIDGAEQINRGGEMSVQSVPYVLSSVVMHSGVSSESGHYYSYGRNINGADGTQHPASHFALKQELGNGQAECGLSTCSALSVPPEHGDTLPNSSQEARDWLLFNDSRVTFSSFQSVQNITNRFPKDTAYVLMYRKQELPGQSVNGGLMANGMRLSAEPPLQKELLDAIIKDNKLYLQEQELNARTQALQAPSSSCSFRPNGSDDNNPPGSCGPSGGGGGGGGGGGGFNTISRLVF, encoded by the exons ATGGACAAGATTTTGGAGGGCCTCGTGAGCTCCGATCATTCTGCACCGGTGAAGAGAGCCATTGTGAAGAAGGTAGTGGAAGCGGCGGAGAAAGAGGTGACAGAGGAACAGTGTCAGTCGCTGTTTACTCTCACCACCCGCCTCATCTTGGTCGGTGAAGATGCTTTTCAGAGGCAGATTGGCCTCCAGGTTTTGGACGCCTACGCGCGTTATCACCGCCCGGAGTTTGAGCATTTCTTCAGTAAAGACTTTGTCCTCAGCCTTCTCCAGCAGGGCTATGGGCAGCTTGACCGCAAAGACCCAGCTATTATAGACTACATTCACTGCTGCCTGCGGCTGCTCATCAGCTGTCCCTCGGTGCTGGAGATCTTCAGCGTGATCCAGGTGGAGGTTTTAAGGATGGTCTGTGAGCGTCCGGAGCCTGCTCTTTGTGCCCGCCTGAACACTTTGCTGTCGGACTTTGTGCAGTGCATCCCGAGGGATAAGTCCGGCGTTTTGTTCTGCCAGCAGCTGGTGAGGACCATCAGTTACTTCCACTGCTTCAACAACCAAGAGCGGGAGCTGAGAGAGTATGTAGGTCAGGTGACCAAGGTTAGCACGCTGCTGCAGAACATCTGGAAGGCTGACCCAGCCACACTGCTTCCCTCCCTGCAGGAAGTCTTTGCCATTATCTCTTCCACAG ACCCCTCCTTTGACCCATCCATTGCTCTGGCCAGTCTGGTCCAGCACATCCCCGTCCAGATGATCACAGTGCTTATCAAGAGTCTCACCACAGACCACAACGTCAAAGACGCAAGCATGACTAAAGCTCTCTGCAG GATGATTGACTGGCTTTCTTGGCCACTGGCTCAACATGTTGATACCTGGGTCATCGCTCTACTCAAAGGACTGGCTGCAGTTCAGAAGTTCACGATCCTCATAGACGTCACCCTGCTTAAGATTGAACTG GTATTCAGCCGTCTGTGGTACCCCATCGTGCGGCAGGGGGCGCTAGCTGTGCTCTCGCATATGCTGCTGAGTTTCCAGCACTCTCCTGAGGCCTTCCATTTG GTTGTTCCACATGTGGTGCATCTAGTCCAGTCTTTGAGGACAGATGGTCTACCCACCAGTAAAGCTTTCTTGCTGCAGTTCACTGAGCTCATACACTGCATGATGTACCAGTACTCTGGCTTCCCTGACCTCTACGACCACATACTAGAGGCCATCAAG GATCTCCCAAAACCTGGAGAGGAGAAGATCAAGTTGGTGTTGAATCAAAGTGCCTGGACGTCTCAGTCCAACTCGTTTGCCTCAGGTCTTCTGAGGCAAACTGGGAAGTCTGAGACAGGCAAGACTGGCCTGGTCAACCTGGGCAACACCTGCTACATGAACAGCATCATCCAGACCCTCTTCATGGCCACAGA tttcaggcGCCATGTTTTATCATTACACCTGAATGGCTCCAACATACTAATGAAAAAGCtccagctgctctttgctttCCTTGCACACACCCAG AGGGCAGCATACGCTCCCAGAAACTTCTTGGAAGCATCCCGGCCTCCCTGGTTCAATGTGGGCTCCCAGCAGGACTGTTCGGAGTACCTCAGGTTTCTTCTGGACAG GTTacatgaagaggagaaaacacttCAGGTCCTTGAATCAGCTCAGCCAAAGGTCGCCTCCCCTGTTGACGCAAGCAGCAAAGACCCGACTGGTCAGACTTCcccagaggagggagaggagtcGTCTTTGACTCCGGCAGAAAGCAAATGTGGGAATGACAGGAGGACTTTGATAGAAACGATGTTTGGTGGGAATCTGATCACAGGTATTCGCTGTATGCAGTGTAACTGCATCTCTGAGAAAGAGGAGCCTTTCACAGACCTCTCTTTGGCCTTCTGTCCCTCTTCCACCGCTCAGGACAGCCCTCGACCTGAGGGGCCCTCAGAGGAGCCCAAGCTTCTCTGTCAGGGATCCGTCAATGGCGGCAGTGAGATTCCTGACCCAGGCTCGGCCAAAGCCCCGGCGAGCAATGCCCATTTTGTGCCAGCAACAAACGAGCCTCCCCTCTCTGTGCCTGACCTGGTTAACTATTTCTTGGCTCCAGAGATCCTGGACGAAGAGAATGCCTATTTCTGTGAGAAGTGTAGCTCCCTCCAGCGGGCCGAGAGGACCATGAAGGTGGTGTCAGCACCTCAATACTTAATCCTTACCCTGCTGCGATTCTCATACGATGCCAAATGCCATGTCCGGAGGAAGATCCTGGAAAACGTCACCATCCCGCCGCTCATGAGACTTCCTGTACACGCCCCTTCGCCGCCTGTACAATGTTCCTCTTCtacctcttctcctctgcaggtgGATTCTCCTGAGAGCAGCGAGAATCTGGCCAAGAAGCTCAAACCATCTCaaaaagatgaggaggaagaggagccggAGAGGATAGATGGAGCGGAGCAGATAAatagaggaggagagatgtctGTTCAGTCGGTGCCCTATGTGCTCAGCTCAGTGGTGATGCATTCCGGCGTGTCGTCCGAGAGCGGCCACTACTACTCTTACGGTCGTAACATAAACGGAGCAGACGGAACGCAGCATCCGGCGAGCCACTTTGCCCTCAAGCAGGAATTAGGAAATGGCCAGGCCGAGTGTGGCCTCTCCACCTGCTCAGCTCTCTCAGTTCCACCTGAACATGGAGACACGCTGCCTAATAGCAGCCAGGAGGCAAGGGATTGGCTGCTGTTCAACGACAGCAGAGTCACATTCTCATCCTTCCAATCAGTGCAGAACATTACTAATCGCTTCCCCAAGGACACAGCGTATGTGCTCATGTACAGGAAGCAGGAGCTACCGGGGCAGAGCGTAAATGGGGGACTGATGGCAAATGGGATGAGATTGAGTGCTGAGCCTCCCCTGCAGAAAGAACTGCTTGATGCTATTATCAAGGACAACAAGCTCTATTTACAG GAACAGGAGCTCAACGCTCGGACCCAGGCTCTCCAGGCGCCTTCATCCTCCTGCTCATTCAGGCCCAACGGTTCAGATGACAATAACCCACCAGGGAGCTGCGGCCCatctggtggaggaggaggaggaggaggagggggagggggcttCAATACCATTAGTAGACTGGTcttctga